The following proteins are co-located in the Pyrococcus abyssi GE5 genome:
- a CDS encoding N-6 DNA methylase, which translates to MTSQKEKHFKRKEKVLGQFFTPPKVAKFIVEFAIAHLENRVTNLACDPACGNGVFLKYLKEKGFKIYGFDIDPTVKDRAPKEIKDSIIITDGLLDLPHEGEYDVVVGNPPFSAKYGRITDKKILSKFELGRERKSQAIEILFLEKFFRCAREGGIIGVILPFGIFSNTNLKYVRDFILRNSQILAIVALPRNVFTGTTARTAILFAKKGGPHKGEVLMANVPSIHHLTISKVKVMGKSVKLVDSILYPEFYLQDHLKLENSVQLGELVETRSGQTEYGEKRKFSKSGIPFISAKVVTPLGIDFTKDKKFIQPNSEMDKKSAHAHVGEIVFVRVGVGTIGRTAVITSKEEEGIVDDWSYILTVKSDKVNPYYLAFYLQAPTIKKQILRYARGVGTITIPQRELKKIPVLIPPKDFLKKCEEAYKEMVKLRKEGKIREAKMILNSIEKEIEEMIKSKISNLGFQKD; encoded by the coding sequence ATGACTTCACAAAAAGAAAAACATTTTAAGAGAAAAGAAAAAGTTCTTGGACAATTTTTTACTCCTCCTAAGGTAGCTAAGTTCATCGTTGAATTTGCTATTGCTCACTTAGAAAACCGAGTAACAAACCTTGCATGTGATCCTGCATGTGGTAATGGTGTTTTTTTAAAGTACCTCAAGGAGAAGGGATTCAAAATCTATGGATTCGACATTGATCCCACGGTTAAAGATAGAGCCCCAAAGGAAATAAAAGATAGTATAATAATCACAGACGGACTCCTAGACCTGCCACATGAAGGGGAATACGATGTTGTTGTAGGAAATCCCCCCTTCTCAGCCAAGTACGGGAGAATAACAGACAAAAAAATTTTATCAAAATTTGAATTGGGGAGAGAAAGAAAAAGCCAGGCAATTGAAATTCTATTCCTAGAGAAGTTTTTCAGATGCGCTAGGGAAGGAGGCATTATTGGAGTTATTCTTCCATTTGGGATATTCTCAAACACAAACTTGAAGTACGTTAGGGATTTCATCTTAAGGAATTCCCAAATTCTAGCAATTGTCGCCTTACCACGCAATGTTTTCACTGGAACCACCGCGAGAACTGCAATTTTATTTGCCAAGAAAGGAGGACCACACAAAGGAGAAGTTTTAATGGCTAATGTTCCTTCAATTCACCATTTAACGATATCAAAAGTTAAGGTCATGGGAAAGAGTGTGAAACTCGTCGACTCAATCCTATACCCAGAATTCTATCTGCAGGATCATTTGAAATTAGAAAACAGCGTGCAATTGGGAGAACTAGTCGAAACAAGGAGTGGACAAACAGAATATGGGGAGAAAAGAAAATTTTCAAAAAGTGGTATCCCCTTCATCTCAGCAAAAGTCGTTACTCCTCTAGGAATTGATTTTACAAAGGATAAAAAATTCATTCAACCAAATTCAGAAATGGACAAGAAAAGCGCACATGCACATGTTGGGGAAATAGTTTTTGTAAGAGTCGGTGTTGGAACGATTGGAAGAACTGCAGTAATAACATCAAAAGAGGAAGAAGGCATTGTGGATGACTGGAGCTACATCCTAACTGTTAAATCAGACAAGGTGAATCCATACTACTTAGCATTCTACCTACAAGCCCCAACAATTAAGAAACAAATATTAAGATATGCACGTGGAGTTGGAACGATAACAATCCCGCAGCGAGAATTGAAAAAGATCCCAGTCTTAATACCGCCAAAAGATTTTCTCAAAAAATGTGAAGAAGCCTATAAGGAAATGGTAAAGCTAAGGAAAGAAGGGAAGATTCGAGAGGCAAAGATGATACTAAACAGCATTGAAAAAGAAATTGAAGAGATGATCAAAAGCAAGATTTCAAATCTAGGATTTCAAAAAGACTAA
- a CDS encoding metal-dependent hydrolase, whose product MDGYFNKATNIKIERHIWKRDRGDFLSLSSNPEISPLILLVIGSIFPDLDVFTFFSFESLALHGGEDIRKEHRSYLHSLLFLAPLVLVSLAFKSLFMFTIGAASHLFLDFFSGVIPFFYPLKRKGYGVKIILSIGTGFSIKAKIILRYPDPKIERKIEISKSIYLLLLTLILFLAKCCK is encoded by the coding sequence ATGGATGGGTATTTCAACAAAGCAACAAACATTAAAATTGAACGGCACATATGGAAACGTGATCGAGGTGATTTCCTTTCACTCTCTAGCAACCCAGAGATAAGCCCTTTAATTTTATTAGTCATTGGATCCATTTTTCCGGACCTTGACGTCTTTACATTTTTTTCTTTTGAAAGCCTCGCCCTTCACGGCGGGGAGGATATCAGAAAGGAGCACAGGTCTTATCTTCACTCCCTTCTCTTCCTTGCTCCTCTAGTCCTTGTATCCCTGGCGTTTAAATCTCTTTTCATGTTCACGATAGGGGCTGCCTCTCATTTGTTTCTTGACTTTTTCTCTGGTGTTATTCCCTTCTTCTATCCCCTGAAGAGAAAGGGTTACGGCGTTAAAATAATCTTATCCATAGGAACGGGATTTTCAATAAAGGCCAAGATAATATTGAGGTACCCAGATCCAAAAATTGAGAGAAAAATAGAGATAAGTAAGAGCATCTATTTACTGTTACTAACCTTAATCCTGTTTCTAGCTAAGTGCTGCAAGTAG
- the pdo gene encoding protein disulfide oxidoreductase — protein MGLISEEDKRIIKEEFFSKMVNPVKLIVFIGKEHCQYCDQLKQLVQELSELTDKLSYEIVDFDTPEGKELAEKYRIDRAPATTITQDGKDFGVRYFGIPAGHEFAAFLEDIVDVSRAETDLMAESKEEVAKIDKNVRILVFVTPTCPYCPLAVRMAHKFAIENTKAGKGKILGDMVEAIEYPEWADQYNVMAVPKIVIQVDGEDKVQFEGAYPEKMFLEKLLAALS, from the coding sequence ATGGGATTGATAAGTGAGGAGGACAAGAGGATAATTAAGGAGGAGTTCTTCTCGAAAATGGTGAACCCAGTCAAGCTCATCGTGTTCATAGGAAAGGAGCACTGCCAGTACTGTGATCAGCTTAAGCAACTGGTTCAAGAGCTTTCAGAGCTAACAGATAAGCTAAGCTATGAGATTGTAGACTTTGACACCCCAGAGGGGAAGGAGCTTGCGGAGAAGTACAGGATAGACAGGGCACCGGCAACTACGATAACCCAGGATGGGAAGGACTTCGGGGTTAGGTACTTCGGAATTCCAGCGGGACACGAGTTTGCGGCATTCCTTGAGGATATAGTGGATGTAAGTAGGGCCGAGACTGACCTAATGGCAGAGAGCAAGGAAGAAGTTGCGAAAATAGACAAGAACGTTAGGATACTAGTTTTCGTCACGCCAACGTGCCCATACTGTCCACTGGCCGTTAGAATGGCTCACAAGTTCGCAATAGAGAACACTAAGGCCGGGAAGGGCAAGATTCTAGGGGACATGGTCGAGGCCATTGAGTACCCAGAGTGGGCCGACCAGTACAACGTTATGGCCGTTCCAAAGATAGTTATACAAGTGGATGGCGAGGACAAGGTTCAGTTCGAGGGGGCTTATCCAGAGAAGATGTTCCTCGAGAAGCTACTTGCAGCACTTAGCTAG
- the surR gene encoding sulfur metabolism transcriptional regulator SurR, whose amino-acid sequence MEPDIFYILGNKVRRDLLSHLTCTECYFSLLSSRVTVSSTAVAKHLKIMEREGILQSYEKEERFIGPTKKYYRISIAKSYVVTLTPDMFWFRGFELKEPKLEDFKIELSKLNKEPTGLINLISEFLKANRELEKILEAFVSLEAYRNELVKRIKEEYLREIGDMTQLAILHYVLLNGEATVEELSDRLNMKEREVREKIMEMARFVPIKLINNEKVLIDEDVMKGDWNAQEDKGSGE is encoded by the coding sequence ATGGAACCCGACATCTTTTACATACTTGGGAATAAGGTTAGGAGGGATCTACTGTCTCACCTAACTTGTACCGAGTGTTACTTCAGTTTGCTAAGTAGTAGGGTTACCGTTTCATCCACGGCGGTCGCTAAGCACCTCAAGATAATGGAAAGGGAAGGGATACTCCAATCATACGAGAAGGAAGAGCGTTTTATAGGCCCAACTAAGAAGTACTACAGGATATCCATAGCGAAGTCTTACGTCGTAACCTTAACCCCGGACATGTTCTGGTTTAGGGGTTTTGAGCTGAAGGAGCCCAAGCTTGAGGACTTTAAAATCGAACTTTCAAAGCTAAATAAGGAACCTACTGGGTTAATTAACTTAATCTCGGAGTTTTTAAAGGCTAACAGAGAGCTTGAGAAAATCTTGGAGGCCTTTGTCTCTTTAGAGGCCTACAGGAATGAGCTCGTTAAGAGGATAAAGGAGGAGTACCTCAGGGAAATCGGTGACATGACCCAGTTAGCTATCCTCCACTACGTCCTCCTGAACGGAGAGGCAACCGTCGAGGAGCTTAGTGATAGGCTCAACATGAAGGAGAGGGAAGTAAGGGAGAAAATAATGGAGATGGCCAGATTCGTCCCGATAAAGTTAATAAACAACGAAAAGGTTCTCATCGACGAGGATGTAATGAAGGGTGATTGGAATGCCCAAGAAGATAAGGGTTCTGGTGAATGA
- a CDS encoding DUF362 domain-containing protein: MPKKIRVLVNEDKCYLCGGCAGVCPTLAIEVSSSWRFIEEKCISCMICIKACPVGALSYEEVSQ, encoded by the coding sequence ATGCCCAAGAAGATAAGGGTTCTGGTGAATGAGGATAAATGTTACCTCTGCGGTGGTTGCGCTGGAGTGTGTCCTACCCTTGCGATAGAGGTTTCATCTTCTTGGAGGTTCATAGAGGAGAAGTGCATATCCTGTATGATCTGCATTAAAGCTTGTCCCGTGGGGGCACTAAGCTACGAGGAGGTGTCCCAATGA
- a CDS encoding geranylgeranyl reductase family protein — translation MKYDVVVVGSGVAGPTVARDVAKAGFSVLLVDKKAAIGTPKQCAEGITIEVFKEFDIPYDKRFINREIYGAKIYSPSGYTAELRYKHVSGVILERKVFDKMLAYYAAKAGAEVLARTEVVDVIRRNGKIVGVRAKHEGEPLEIEAKVIVAADGVESTIARKAGINTYAPPHEFDSGYEYEMLIEGYDPDLIHLFFGNEVAPRGYVWIFPKDEDRANVGIGIASDHPQTAKYYLDKWLKENNIPMRKILEVNVGLVPVGGFVKELVKDNVLVVGDAARQVNPVHGGGMKEAMKAASIAAKWIIKALEEENLELLKNYSEEWWRTEGPRMEKLLKLRKAMEKLTDEDLDVFVQLVSGTDLEKLAGGNYLEVVKALMKHPKVLMSRRRLEILKALL, via the coding sequence ATGAAGTACGATGTAGTTGTCGTCGGTTCCGGCGTCGCCGGGCCTACAGTTGCTAGGGACGTTGCTAAGGCTGGCTTCTCGGTTTTACTCGTCGATAAGAAGGCCGCAATAGGAACCCCAAAACAGTGTGCAGAGGGCATAACGATTGAAGTTTTCAAGGAGTTCGACATTCCCTACGATAAGAGGTTCATAAACAGGGAAATATACGGTGCGAAGATATACTCTCCAAGTGGCTACACTGCCGAGCTCAGGTACAAGCACGTTAGTGGAGTAATACTTGAGAGGAAGGTATTCGATAAGATGCTCGCCTACTATGCAGCTAAAGCCGGCGCTGAAGTTCTAGCTAGAACTGAGGTCGTTGACGTAATAAGGAGGAATGGGAAAATAGTTGGAGTTAGGGCGAAGCACGAAGGTGAGCCCCTGGAAATAGAGGCGAAGGTCATAGTTGCGGCCGATGGGGTTGAGAGCACGATAGCTAGGAAAGCTGGAATAAACACTTACGCTCCTCCCCATGAGTTTGACTCTGGTTATGAATACGAGATGCTGATCGAAGGTTACGATCCAGATCTAATTCACCTGTTCTTTGGGAACGAAGTTGCCCCTAGGGGATACGTCTGGATATTCCCTAAAGATGAAGACAGGGCAAACGTTGGGATAGGCATAGCTTCAGATCATCCACAAACGGCGAAGTACTACTTGGATAAGTGGTTGAAGGAGAACAACATCCCGATGAGGAAGATACTTGAGGTCAACGTTGGTCTAGTTCCCGTGGGAGGCTTCGTGAAGGAGCTAGTCAAGGACAACGTTCTAGTTGTTGGAGATGCGGCGAGGCAAGTGAACCCAGTTCACGGTGGGGGAATGAAAGAAGCAATGAAAGCGGCATCAATAGCTGCAAAGTGGATAATTAAAGCTCTTGAAGAAGAGAATCTTGAGTTACTCAAGAACTACAGCGAAGAATGGTGGAGGACCGAAGGGCCCAGGATGGAGAAGTTACTTAAGCTAAGGAAAGCTATGGAAAAGCTCACCGACGAGGATCTTGACGTTTTCGTCCAACTTGTCAGCGGAACGGACTTGGAAAAGCTTGCCGGAGGCAACTACTTGGAAGTAGTGAAGGCCTTAATGAAGCATCCAAAAGTTTTAATGAGCAGGAGGAGGCTTGAGATCCTCAAGGCCCTGCTATGA
- a CDS encoding NAD+ synthase codes for MRTLDYEKAIERIIDFIREKCSNGVVVGISGGVDSATVTYLATKALGREKVLGLIMPYYENQDVEDAKLVVESLGIEYRVINIRPIVDTIVSEIGIELDKKSLGNVMARTRMMILYAHANSMNRMVLGTSNRSEFLTGYFTKWGDGASDYAPLINLYKTEVWEIAKRIGVPERIVKKKPTAGLWEGQTDEDELGISYKLLDEILWRLVDLKMEKEKIAEDLGIPIEKVEHVENLVKGSEHKRRLPIGPSFDDLIAGP; via the coding sequence ATGAGGACCCTTGATTATGAAAAGGCCATAGAAAGAATTATCGACTTCATAAGGGAGAAGTGCAGCAACGGCGTCGTTGTGGGAATAAGCGGTGGAGTTGATAGCGCGACCGTTACTTACCTAGCAACGAAGGCCCTTGGAAGGGAAAAAGTTCTCGGCCTTATAATGCCGTACTATGAAAATCAAGACGTAGAAGATGCTAAGCTAGTGGTGGAAAGCTTGGGAATAGAGTACAGAGTGATAAACATAAGGCCGATAGTTGATACAATAGTTAGCGAGATTGGAATAGAGTTGGATAAGAAGAGCCTAGGGAACGTCATGGCGAGGACCAGGATGATGATACTCTACGCCCATGCGAACTCGATGAATAGAATGGTCCTGGGAACAAGTAATAGGAGCGAGTTCTTAACTGGTTATTTCACGAAGTGGGGAGATGGAGCAAGCGATTACGCCCCGTTAATAAACCTCTACAAAACCGAGGTATGGGAGATAGCAAAGAGAATCGGAGTTCCCGAGAGGATAGTAAAGAAGAAGCCGACCGCGGGTCTTTGGGAAGGGCAAACTGACGAGGACGAGTTAGGAATTAGTTACAAGCTCCTAGATGAGATACTGTGGAGGTTAGTCGACTTAAAGATGGAGAAAGAGAAAATAGCGGAAGACCTAGGGATTCCAATCGAAAAAGTTGAGCACGTGGAAAATTTAGTAAAAGGAAGCGAGCATAAGAGGAGGTTACCAATAGGACCAAGTTTCGATGACCTCATAGCAGGGCCTTGA
- a CDS encoding tetratricopeptide repeat protein: MKAQEILELLKTGDIERAKEMLSKSIDELEDEELKEILEVAEKVAREKGDVELLKMVTYYYAEFFGIDKLKEFEEFAKGKGKEGLFQLADLYSLLGYPERALQIYRDLLEGEEDNETIGEIYYGIATIHDELQEYEKALDAIEKAVDAFKKCGCREKLEQAELYLAYITFENGKIEEAKETLGKLLAETEDSEIKAQVHLVFKEIFEDEENYEAAIHEALYSLLEGGRGEVFDVAFDGFIDLMWQLILEDKFDEIASNMPMFKAALPELGDFFEGIRRIALYRKGEIGREDVSEIIMKIKDERLVSILEFLGEAEL, from the coding sequence ATGAAAGCTCAAGAAATATTGGAACTTCTCAAAACCGGGGACATCGAAAGGGCCAAAGAAATGCTGTCTAAGAGTATCGATGAGCTTGAGGATGAAGAGCTTAAGGAAATCCTGGAGGTGGCTGAAAAGGTTGCAAGGGAAAAAGGAGACGTCGAGCTCTTAAAGATGGTAACTTACTATTACGCCGAATTCTTTGGGATAGATAAGCTAAAGGAGTTTGAAGAGTTCGCCAAGGGCAAGGGAAAAGAGGGACTTTTCCAGCTCGCCGACCTATACTCGCTTCTAGGCTACCCTGAAAGGGCCCTTCAAATTTATAGGGATCTTTTAGAAGGCGAAGAAGATAACGAAACAATAGGGGAAATTTACTACGGGATTGCAACTATTCACGACGAGCTTCAAGAATATGAGAAAGCTCTCGATGCCATAGAGAAGGCCGTAGATGCCTTTAAGAAGTGTGGATGTAGAGAAAAGCTCGAGCAGGCCGAGCTTTATTTAGCTTACATAACCTTTGAGAACGGAAAAATTGAGGAGGCAAAAGAAACTCTTGGAAAGCTACTAGCGGAAACTGAAGATAGTGAGATAAAAGCCCAGGTTCATCTGGTCTTCAAGGAGATATTCGAGGACGAGGAGAACTATGAGGCCGCCATTCACGAGGCGTTATATTCTTTGCTCGAGGGCGGAAGAGGAGAGGTATTTGACGTTGCGTTCGACGGTTTCATAGATCTGATGTGGCAACTAATACTCGAGGACAAATTTGATGAGATAGCCTCTAACATGCCCATGTTCAAGGCGGCCCTCCCAGAGCTTGGAGACTTCTTCGAGGGAATTAGAAGGATAGCCCTGTACAGGAAGGGCGAAATTGGGAGGGAAGATGTTAGCGAGATAATTATGAAGATAAAGGATGAAAGGTTGGTTTCGATTTTAGAATTCCTTGGGGAGGCCGAACTATGA
- a CDS encoding molybdenum cofactor biosynthesis protein MoaE: MGKSKVSLVKKPEDFNIEEAIALVSSSSTGGIVIFLGKVRDENLGRKVEKLIYEAYDEMAIKEMERIRNEALDRFPIVDALIWHRIGELEVGENTILVVVSAKHRREAFEACAWIVDEVKKRVPVWKREVTDEGEFWIEGDRHVPVKR; this comes from the coding sequence ATGGGGAAGTCGAAGGTCTCTTTGGTTAAGAAGCCCGAGGATTTTAACATCGAGGAAGCAATAGCCCTAGTTTCCTCTAGCTCCACTGGGGGGATAGTTATTTTCCTGGGCAAAGTTAGGGATGAAAATCTTGGTAGGAAGGTTGAGAAGTTGATATATGAGGCCTACGATGAGATGGCGATAAAAGAAATGGAAAGGATTAGGAATGAAGCCCTTGATAGGTTTCCGATTGTAGATGCGCTGATTTGGCATAGGATTGGGGAGCTAGAGGTTGGAGAAAATACGATACTAGTTGTAGTATCCGCAAAGCACAGGAGGGAGGCATTCGAGGCATGTGCTTGGATAGTTGATGAGGTTAAGAAAAGAGTCCCAGTGTGGAAGAGGGAGGTAACTGATGAAGGTGAATTCTGGATCGAAGGGGATAGGCACGTTCCAGTCAAAAGATAG
- a CDS encoding radical SAM protein encodes MAAVEEAKSLATSGIFEGELSNIITVSKPPWVSEPHTGKLERIILLVGEGKGKFSEARGIPRSIGCLGNNKLLLYREKLSVSKFKRVIDEFKSLNPNGEVYVTNYDDINDAVEIAMHAARRGLKTYLIARAEDVPNVPEDRSFKLVGEYIYGEDGLDHLDKIDILMLVMRYKEYKSLIKEGIDFDGEIWIDILYPGSFKFLDFNPVEIRKIYNPSAMTYSPCMAGLIAISPEGFVTPCPLLRKIIVGDITKESLRKIVKKQKLRRFWKLTKDDIEPCSRCSFRYVCHDCRALEYQATGELFGMEFCPLLDFF; translated from the coding sequence GTGGCCGCCGTGGAAGAGGCTAAATCTCTTGCCACCTCGGGGATTTTTGAGGGGGAATTGAGTAACATCATAACGGTTTCAAAGCCACCATGGGTCTCAGAACCTCATACTGGGAAGCTTGAAAGGATAATACTGCTTGTGGGAGAAGGAAAGGGCAAGTTTTCAGAAGCGAGAGGAATTCCAAGGAGCATTGGTTGTTTGGGCAATAACAAGTTGTTACTATATCGTGAAAAGCTTTCAGTTTCAAAGTTCAAGCGCGTCATCGATGAATTCAAATCCTTAAATCCCAACGGAGAAGTGTACGTAACGAATTATGATGATATAAACGATGCGGTCGAAATAGCGATGCATGCTGCAAGGAGGGGATTAAAGACCTACCTAATAGCGAGGGCAGAAGACGTTCCAAATGTACCCGAAGATAGAAGCTTCAAGCTCGTTGGCGAGTATATATACGGAGAGGATGGGCTTGATCACCTAGATAAGATCGATATTCTAATGCTAGTAATGAGGTACAAGGAATACAAATCGTTAATTAAGGAAGGCATAGACTTTGATGGTGAAATTTGGATCGACATTCTATACCCAGGTTCCTTTAAGTTCCTTGATTTTAACCCTGTGGAGATAAGGAAGATCTACAACCCGTCTGCAATGACTTATAGTCCCTGTATGGCTGGTTTGATTGCGATTAGTCCCGAAGGCTTTGTAACTCCATGCCCCCTGCTCAGGAAAATAATAGTTGGAGATATAACGAAGGAGAGCTTGAGGAAAATAGTAAAGAAGCAGAAACTAAGAAGATTCTGGAAGCTCACTAAAGATGATATAGAGCCGTGTAGTAGATGCTCGTTTAGGTACGTATGCCACGATTGCAGGGCCTTAGAGTATCAGGCTACAGGTGAGCTTTTCGGTATGGAATTTTGTCCTCTTCTGGATTTCTTCTAA
- a CDS encoding ATPase domain-containing protein produces MSYQPVRRVKSGIPGFDELIEGGFPEGTTVLITGGTGTGKTTFAAQFIYKGAEEYGEPGVFVTLEERASDLRREMATFGWDFEKYEKEGKIAIIDGVSSVVGLPSEERFVLEDRFNVDNFLRYIYRVVKTINAKRLVIDSIPSIALRLEEERKIREVLLKLNTILLEMGVTTLLTTEAPDPQHGKLSRYGIEEFIARGVVVLDLQEKNIELKRYVLIRKMRETRHSMKKYPFEIGPNGIVVYPSGEIY; encoded by the coding sequence ATGTCTTACCAACCGGTTAGAAGAGTTAAGAGTGGGATCCCTGGATTTGACGAGTTAATAGAGGGGGGATTCCCAGAGGGGACTACCGTTCTAATTACTGGCGGAACTGGAACTGGCAAAACGACGTTTGCAGCTCAATTCATATATAAGGGTGCAGAAGAATACGGTGAGCCAGGAGTATTCGTAACGCTAGAGGAGAGGGCTAGTGACCTTAGGAGAGAAATGGCCACATTCGGTTGGGATTTTGAGAAGTATGAGAAAGAGGGAAAGATAGCTATTATAGACGGGGTTAGTTCTGTCGTTGGTTTGCCTAGTGAGGAGAGGTTCGTTCTTGAGGATAGGTTTAACGTCGATAATTTCTTAAGGTACATCTATAGGGTCGTTAAGACAATAAACGCTAAGAGGTTAGTAATTGATTCTATTCCATCGATAGCCCTTCGTTTGGAGGAAGAAAGGAAGATTAGGGAGGTTTTGCTTAAATTGAATACTATCCTGCTTGAAATGGGAGTTACAACCCTCTTAACGACTGAAGCTCCCGATCCTCAGCACGGTAAGTTGAGTAGGTATGGAATTGAGGAATTTATAGCGAGGGGAGTTGTAGTCCTCGACCTTCAGGAGAAGAACATTGAGCTTAAGAGGTACGTCCTGATAAGGAAGATGCGTGAGACGAGGCACTCGATGAAGAAATATCCCTTCGAAATAGGGCCCAATGGTATCGTGGTTTACCCGAGCGGTGAGATCTACTGA
- a CDS encoding RAD55 family ATPase, with protein sequence MENLGEEKIERTVERIPTGIIDDLISGGIPKGSVILVIGDPKAGKSTFLTQFVYNQVKVGTPVIGVLVDISKYEFISNALDFGWEFTPYLDDRIILLDAYTQRLRKTPKFSFEDSIVGDLSNTINLLDAIKDTTLKILSTTKSDGIVGFVSSMTPIFFETSKKEIYKFLEDLREFAHRNRQVWILEMNSGIEEPYVETMVKAIVDGIIELKLREEGKTLKRYMRIYGMRRTAHKLDWIEYTITSSGIRLLL encoded by the coding sequence ATGGAAAACCTTGGAGAGGAAAAGATTGAAAGGACAGTTGAGAGGATACCGACTGGCATAATAGATGACCTAATAAGTGGTGGCATCCCTAAGGGTAGTGTAATACTCGTTATAGGTGATCCTAAAGCGGGGAAGAGCACTTTCTTGACCCAGTTCGTCTATAATCAAGTTAAAGTTGGAACGCCCGTTATTGGAGTTCTAGTCGATATCTCAAAGTATGAATTCATAAGCAATGCCCTCGACTTTGGATGGGAATTCACTCCCTATTTAGACGATAGGATAATCCTTCTGGATGCCTACACTCAAAGGCTTAGGAAGACTCCAAAATTCTCCTTTGAGGATAGTATAGTTGGCGATCTAAGTAATACGATTAATCTCCTCGATGCAATTAAGGACACAACGCTAAAGATACTCTCAACGACCAAGAGCGATGGAATAGTTGGTTTTGTATCATCTATGACGCCTATATTCTTTGAGACATCTAAGAAGGAAATTTACAAGTTTCTTGAGGATCTGAGAGAGTTTGCACATCGCAATAGGCAAGTTTGGATCCTTGAGATGAACTCTGGAATAGAGGAACCTTACGTTGAAACCATGGTTAAGGCGATAGTTGATGGGATAATAGAGCTCAAATTGAGAGAAGAGGGCAAGACCCTGAAGAGGTATATGCGTATATACGGAATGAGAAGGACCGCCCATAAGTTGGACTGGATAGAGTACACTATAACTTCCAGTGGGATAAGATTACTCCTGTGA
- a CDS encoding tripartite tricarboxylate transporter permease: MKELIEGILLGTLTGLTPGLHVNSLSRLSLPIPVLFVMGLVHTFLDSIPSALFGVPDADDTVPSLLPSHRMVIRGKFGELVRLSVSASMLAVMLSILAMPIYFLVAPLYTFKIGIVFVFLLSIFLITFQRNKIRALLIFVLAGVLGFVTFQLPIKDPFYPLFTGLFALPLLIEAYRNPPSKVEIRDSELKIPLKRLLKFSAFGTLFVALASLLPTLTAGQASLLGSKFTESDEDFLTIVYSTNTAAYSFSLANLALTGKTRNGVMVAIGDVSVMELPYLYLLALSAGMIVVVLAPRLAILMAKVAFKSYKQAILAIIIFLFILGYIYNGVIGIGVMMSAMFLGFLAPEWRVARVTYMGVLMFPILVETII; this comes from the coding sequence ATGAAGGAGCTGATTGAGGGAATTCTACTTGGAACTTTGACGGGATTAACTCCAGGCCTTCACGTGAATTCCCTAAGCAGGTTATCTCTCCCGATCCCTGTACTTTTTGTTATGGGCTTGGTTCATACGTTTTTGGATTCAATACCATCGGCACTCTTCGGGGTTCCAGATGCAGACGATACCGTTCCTTCTCTATTACCTTCCCATAGGATGGTCATCAGGGGTAAGTTCGGTGAGCTCGTTAGGTTGTCAGTTTCAGCGAGCATGTTGGCAGTCATGCTCTCAATTCTGGCGATGCCGATATATTTCCTTGTTGCTCCTTTGTATACCTTTAAAATAGGCATAGTCTTCGTTTTCCTCCTTTCAATCTTTCTAATAACTTTTCAGAGGAACAAGATTAGAGCATTACTAATTTTCGTCTTGGCTGGAGTCCTGGGTTTTGTAACCTTTCAGTTGCCGATTAAAGACCCGTTTTATCCGCTATTTACTGGGCTTTTTGCCCTTCCCTTGCTAATCGAAGCCTACAGGAACCCTCCCTCGAAAGTTGAAATAAGGGACTCTGAACTTAAAATTCCATTAAAGAGGTTGCTCAAGTTTTCGGCCTTCGGAACCTTATTTGTGGCTTTGGCTTCCCTCCTTCCAACCCTTACGGCTGGACAGGCCTCACTGTTAGGTTCAAAATTTACGGAAAGCGATGAGGACTTTTTGACAATAGTTTACTCCACGAACACGGCTGCTTATTCCTTCTCCCTTGCAAACTTAGCCTTGACGGGTAAGACGAGGAATGGTGTTATGGTTGCGATTGGAGATGTTTCTGTAATGGAACTACCCTACTTATACTTGTTGGCTCTCTCAGCCGGAATGATTGTAGTCGTTTTGGCTCCAAGGTTGGCGATTCTTATGGCTAAAGTTGCCTTCAAGAGTTACAAACAGGCAATCTTGGCGATCATAATTTTCCTGTTTATCCTGGGCTACATATACAATGGGGTTATTGGGATAGGTGTAATGATGTCCGCAATGTTCCTGGGGTTTTTAGCTCCTGAGTGGAGGGTAGCGAGGGTAACTTACATGGGCGTGCTTATGTTCCCAATACTCGTGGAAACCATTATCTAG